In Spirosoma aureum, a single genomic region encodes these proteins:
- a CDS encoding metal-dependent hydrolase family protein, translating to MNRLYLLVVFCLPSTLFAQTAYLLRPDRVFDGETMHEGWVVRVKGDKIEAAGPPSSVSASGADVSIVDLKGATLLPGLIEGHSHLLLHPYNETPWDDQVLKEARSLRVARATVHAQKTLLAGFTTVRDLGTEGADYDDVGLKQAINQGIIPGPRMIVVTRALIATGSYAPKGFSADIDIPQGAEEADGHDVLIQAVRRQIGKGADAIKIYADYRWGLMAEARPTYTVDEIKLIVEVAKSSGRAVVAHASTAEGMRRAILGGCETVEHGDAGTPDIFALMKQHGTALCPTLAAGDAVSQYRGWKKGQDPEPVRIREKRVTFKQALDAGVTICAGGDVGVFSHGDNARELSMMVDYGMKPLDVLRSATSVNADVFHLADRGRVKAGLLADLVVVEGDPTKTIADLRRVQAVMKGGIFYKQ from the coding sequence CTTCTGGTTGTATTCTGCTTACCTAGTACTCTTTTTGCTCAAACTGCTTATTTATTACGCCCCGACCGTGTTTTCGATGGTGAAACCATGCATGAAGGCTGGGTCGTACGGGTAAAAGGCGATAAGATCGAAGCGGCTGGACCTCCTTCTTCGGTTTCTGCAAGCGGGGCCGACGTTTCGATTGTCGACTTAAAAGGTGCAACCTTGTTGCCCGGCCTGATTGAAGGCCACTCCCACCTCTTGTTGCATCCCTATAATGAAACACCCTGGGACGATCAGGTCCTGAAAGAGGCCCGGTCGCTGCGGGTAGCGCGGGCAACCGTTCATGCGCAGAAAACGCTCTTGGCGGGTTTTACGACCGTGCGTGATCTGGGTACTGAAGGTGCCGATTATGACGACGTAGGACTCAAACAAGCCATTAATCAGGGCATTATTCCCGGCCCACGTATGATCGTGGTCACGCGTGCGCTGATTGCAACGGGCAGCTATGCCCCCAAAGGTTTCAGTGCCGATATCGATATACCCCAGGGAGCCGAAGAAGCCGATGGACATGATGTGTTGATTCAGGCTGTTCGGCGGCAGATCGGTAAAGGAGCGGATGCCATAAAAATATATGCCGATTACCGCTGGGGACTCATGGCCGAAGCTCGACCGACCTATACTGTTGATGAAATTAAGCTTATTGTCGAGGTGGCTAAAAGCAGTGGGCGCGCGGTAGTAGCGCATGCCAGTACCGCCGAAGGTATGCGCCGGGCTATTCTGGGTGGTTGCGAAACTGTAGAACACGGAGACGCTGGCACCCCCGATATTTTTGCGCTTATGAAACAACATGGAACCGCGCTTTGCCCAACGCTGGCCGCCGGTGATGCCGTTAGCCAGTATCGTGGCTGGAAAAAAGGCCAGGACCCTGAGCCTGTGCGTATCCGTGAGAAGCGTGTAACGTTTAAACAGGCACTCGATGCGGGCGTAACGATCTGTGCCGGGGGCGATGTGGGTGTGTTCAGCCATGGCGACAATGCCCGTGAATTGAGCATGATGGTCGATTATGGAATGAAACCACTCGATGTATTGCGATCGGCTACGTCGGTCAATGCTGATGTATTTCACCTGGCCGACCGTGGGCGGGTTAAGGCGGGGTTACTGGCTGATCTGGTCGTTGTAGAAGGCGATCCAACAAAAACAATTGCCGATTTACGTCGCGTTCAGGCAGTTATGAAAGGCGGTATTTTCTATAAACAATAG
- a CDS encoding citrate synthase, producing the protein MANTAELTVDGKSYQFPTFEGTEHEKAFDISNLRDQTGYVTLDRGYKNTGATKSAITFLDGEQGILQYRGYSIEDLAAKASFLEVAYLLIYGELPTKEQYAQFENGIRRHTLVNEDMRKIFDGFPVNAHPMGVLSSLVSAMSAFYPDSQDEKNDPALHIVRLLAKLPTIATWSYKRSLGHPTNYPKNNLDYIPNFLNMMFALPVEDYKVDPVVAEALNVLLILHADHEQNCSTSTVRLVGSSQANIYSSISAGISALWGPLHGGANQEVIEMLEAIKADGGDVSKYVDMAKNAKTTGFRLFGFGHRVYKNFDPRARIIKKAADDVLNKLGVNDPVLEIAKGLEEAALHDEYFIQRKLYPNVDFYSGIIYRALGIPTNMFTVMFAIGRLPGWIAQWKEMREQKEPIGRPRQIYTGATLREFKAIDQR; encoded by the coding sequence ATGGCCAACACTGCTGAACTTACTGTCGATGGTAAATCGTACCAATTCCCGACATTTGAAGGAACGGAACACGAAAAAGCCTTCGACATCTCCAACCTCCGTGACCAAACCGGCTACGTTACCTTAGACCGGGGCTATAAAAACACCGGTGCCACAAAGAGCGCTATTACGTTTCTGGATGGTGAGCAGGGTATCCTGCAATATCGGGGCTACTCGATTGAAGACTTAGCTGCCAAAGCGTCGTTTCTGGAGGTTGCTTATCTGCTTATCTACGGTGAGTTGCCGACTAAAGAGCAATATGCTCAATTTGAAAACGGTATCCGCCGTCATACCCTCGTTAATGAGGATATGCGGAAAATTTTTGATGGATTTCCGGTAAATGCCCACCCAATGGGTGTTTTATCGTCACTGGTGAGTGCCATGAGCGCTTTCTATCCTGATTCGCAGGACGAAAAGAATGATCCGGCTCTGCATATTGTGCGGTTGTTAGCCAAACTGCCAACAATTGCTACCTGGTCGTATAAGCGTTCGTTAGGGCATCCGACCAATTATCCCAAAAATAACCTCGACTACATTCCGAACTTCCTGAATATGATGTTCGCTCTGCCAGTAGAGGATTATAAAGTCGATCCCGTTGTTGCTGAAGCGTTAAACGTTCTGCTTATTCTGCACGCCGATCACGAACAAAACTGTTCGACCTCAACCGTGCGGCTTGTTGGTTCGTCGCAGGCAAATATCTATTCGTCTATTTCGGCAGGTATTAGTGCATTATGGGGCCCATTGCACGGTGGTGCCAATCAGGAAGTCATTGAAATGCTTGAAGCCATCAAAGCCGATGGTGGCGATGTCAGCAAGTACGTTGATATGGCGAAAAATGCCAAAACAACGGGCTTTCGTCTCTTTGGCTTTGGTCACCGCGTTTATAAAAACTTCGATCCTCGTGCCCGAATCATCAAGAAAGCGGCCGATGATGTGTTGAACAAACTCGGTGTCAATGATCCGGTTCTGGAAATTGCCAAAGGACTGGAAGAAGCTGCTTTGCACGACGAATATTTCATCCAGCGTAAATTGTATCCGAACGTTGATTTCTATTCCGGAATCATCTATCGGGCGCTGGGCATTCCAACGAATATGTTTACGGTGATGTTTGCTATTGGTCGTCTGCCGGGCTGGATTGCGCAATGGAAAGAAATGCGTGAACAGAAAGAGCCAATCGGACGCCCTCGCCAGATTTATACCGGGGCTACACTTCGGGAATTCAAGGCGATTGACCAACGCTAA
- a CDS encoding DUF3667 domain-containing protein: MSNHHNKLTVCPNCGTDLGPEDNFCPNCGQENHEVKLPLGHIFYEFVESITHFDNKLWNSLKAIFTRPGKMTAEFLEGKRARYVPPARLYVFVSVIFFFLIGKFADHQLEESLRRMNGNSTNQTDADTTDRDTGIKVDLEGLINNDSLLDSRGLHKIATRIDFNTLVDSVGLARTSRRIKRLQPYQLDSLLTKAKLTLADSNRAKLRELIELVPANPKVSFSFGPTLSSKEFKTDAERDEYEEKLSHMPDVEIDSLIRAEGDTPNWFMRKLYRRQGKLAHLGKGENTEKFLHASTKNLSIVMFILMPFVAVFLLLIYFRRGRYYYEHLIFSVHIHTVLFLIFSLVLLSTYFANPKVTTSILGWTLWICWLYFLLSLKRVYQQSWGKTVLKFLLLSVMYWFVATIFLIGSFGVGLLTF, from the coding sequence ATGTCGAATCATCACAACAAACTCACCGTCTGCCCGAACTGTGGCACAGACTTAGGTCCGGAAGACAATTTCTGCCCGAACTGTGGTCAGGAAAACCACGAAGTCAAACTGCCACTTGGCCATATTTTCTATGAGTTTGTTGAAAGTATCACCCACTTCGACAATAAATTATGGAACTCATTAAAAGCAATTTTCACGCGGCCGGGCAAAATGACCGCCGAATTTCTGGAAGGGAAGCGGGCACGGTATGTACCACCAGCCAGGTTGTATGTTTTTGTGAGCGTTATCTTTTTTTTCCTGATCGGCAAATTTGCTGATCATCAGTTAGAGGAAAGCCTCAGGCGGATGAATGGGAATTCTACCAATCAAACAGATGCTGATACGACCGATCGTGACACAGGAATAAAGGTTGATCTGGAGGGTCTGATTAACAACGATAGCCTATTGGATAGTCGTGGTCTGCACAAAATAGCGACCAGGATCGACTTTAACACATTGGTGGATTCGGTGGGTCTGGCCCGAACATCCCGTCGCATTAAACGACTTCAACCCTACCAACTGGACTCATTGTTGACCAAAGCTAAACTAACCCTGGCAGACTCGAACCGAGCAAAGCTTCGGGAGTTAATTGAGCTTGTTCCGGCTAACCCCAAAGTGTCGTTTAGTTTTGGGCCTACCCTTAGTAGCAAAGAATTTAAAACAGATGCCGAACGGGATGAATATGAAGAGAAGCTAAGCCACATGCCCGATGTTGAGATAGACTCGCTCATTCGGGCCGAAGGCGACACGCCAAACTGGTTCATGAGAAAGCTCTATCGGCGACAGGGTAAACTTGCACATTTAGGTAAAGGCGAAAATACAGAGAAGTTTCTACACGCCAGCACGAAGAACCTTTCGATCGTCATGTTCATCCTCATGCCATTTGTGGCTGTTTTTTTACTTTTAATCTATTTTCGACGTGGGCGGTATTATTACGAACACCTGATCTTTTCTGTCCATATTCATACCGTACTCTTCCTGATTTTTTCATTAGTCTTACTCTCTACTTATTTCGCAAATCCCAAAGTAACCACTTCCATTCTGGGTTGGACGTTGTGGATATGCTGGCTGTATTTTTTACTGTCGCTAAAACGGGTTTACCAGCAATCATGGGGTAAAACAGTTTTGAAGTTTCTCCTGCTCAGTGTGATGTATTGGTTTGTCGCAACGATTTTTCTGATCGGCTCCTTCGGTGTTGGACTGCTTACCTTTTAA
- the recA gene encoding recombinase RecA, which produces MAKSDTAQATASANDNKLKALQTTIEKLDKAFGKGTVMRLSESKVVDVPVISTGSLGLDLALGIGGMPRGRVVEIYGPESSGKTTLTMHCIAEAQKAGGLAAFIDAEHAFDRVYAEKLGIDTKNLLISQPDNGEQALEIAEHLISSGAIDIIVIDSVAALVPKAEIEGEMGESKMGLQARLMSQALRKLTGTINKTGCCCIFINQLREKIGVMFGNPETTTGGNALKFYASVRIDIRRIGQIKEGADNVVGNRTKVKVVKNKLAAPFKVVEFDIMYGQGISKVGEILDLAVEMEIVKKSGSWFSYGTSRLAQGRDAVKELLLDNPELMAELEAKIRAKIADDQEALLDPVLAATEADDEGEIDD; this is translated from the coding sequence ATGGCAAAATCAGATACGGCGCAAGCCACAGCATCTGCTAATGACAACAAGTTAAAGGCCCTGCAAACCACTATTGAAAAGTTAGATAAGGCTTTTGGGAAAGGCACTGTAATGCGCCTGAGCGAAAGCAAAGTCGTAGATGTTCCTGTCATTTCGACGGGCTCACTAGGGCTTGATTTGGCATTGGGTATTGGTGGAATGCCGCGTGGTCGAGTTGTTGAAATTTATGGTCCTGAATCATCAGGTAAAACCACGCTGACGATGCACTGCATCGCCGAAGCACAGAAAGCTGGTGGTCTGGCTGCATTTATCGACGCTGAGCACGCTTTTGATCGGGTCTACGCTGAAAAGCTTGGCATCGACACGAAAAACCTGCTTATCTCGCAACCTGATAATGGCGAACAAGCCCTCGAAATTGCGGAACACCTGATCAGTTCGGGTGCTATCGACATTATCGTTATTGACTCAGTAGCTGCACTTGTACCAAAAGCCGAAATCGAAGGCGAAATGGGCGAAAGCAAAATGGGGCTGCAAGCACGACTGATGTCGCAGGCGTTGCGCAAACTGACTGGTACCATCAATAAAACAGGCTGCTGCTGCATTTTCATTAACCAGCTTCGCGAAAAGATTGGTGTGATGTTCGGTAACCCTGAAACAACAACCGGTGGTAACGCTCTGAAATTCTACGCTTCGGTCCGTATCGATATTCGTCGCATTGGCCAAATCAAAGAAGGCGCCGACAACGTTGTGGGTAACCGGACCAAAGTGAAAGTCGTTAAAAACAAACTGGCGGCTCCATTTAAAGTTGTTGAATTCGACATTATGTATGGTCAGGGTATCTCAAAAGTTGGCGAAATCCTTGACCTCGCTGTTGAAATGGAGATCGTTAAAAAGTCGGGTTCATGGTTCTCGTATGGCACCAGCCGTCTTGCGCAGGGACGCGATGCCGTTAAAGAGTTACTGCTCGATAACCCCGAACTGATGGCTGAACTGGAAGCAAAAATTCGGGCAAAAATCGCTGATGATCAGGAGGCCCTGCTCGATCCGGTTCTGGCAGCCACTGAAGCCGACGACGAAGGCGAAATCGACGATTAA
- a CDS encoding ABC transporter permease, whose protein sequence is MRFLRQVLESFRFAWQALRSNLLRTTLSLLGVTVGIFAIIAVFTLVDSLERNIKDSLSFIGDKVVYVQKWPWSFEGEYQWWKYFQRPEPSFKEYKFLADKLENAQAIVAMDFKGRITVKHNNNSMMSLIQGTTFEYNKISEVAVASGRYFTQQEIDVARNVAIIGADVAENLFPAEEPVGKSFKINGMNFTIIGVQEKKGESLVNFGGNPDIKCLIPYGAFSKMFHSINPSIDIAIKGYDDDEGLLELESEIKGLLRTRRGVRPTQDDNFAINRPEAAAQAISGIFAVLTVAGWVIGGFSILIGGFGIANIMFVSVKERTNIIGIQKSLGAKNYFILFQFLFEAVLLSLVGGLAGIALVYLLSFMQLGSLELHLTAGNIILGLGVSSVIGILSGIIPAFSAARLDPVIAIRAK, encoded by the coding sequence ATGCGGTTTCTTCGTCAGGTATTAGAAAGTTTTCGGTTTGCGTGGCAGGCTCTGCGCTCCAACCTCCTTCGTACAACCCTCTCACTGCTGGGCGTAACCGTCGGGATCTTTGCGATTATTGCCGTTTTTACGCTGGTCGATTCACTGGAACGCAATATCAAGGATAGCCTCTCATTTATCGGCGATAAGGTCGTTTACGTACAGAAATGGCCTTGGTCATTTGAGGGTGAATATCAGTGGTGGAAGTATTTTCAGCGCCCTGAACCATCCTTTAAAGAGTATAAATTTCTGGCCGACAAGCTCGAAAATGCACAGGCTATAGTAGCGATGGATTTTAAAGGCCGAATTACGGTCAAGCACAACAATAACAGCATGATGTCGCTGATTCAGGGAACGACATTCGAGTACAATAAAATTTCTGAGGTTGCCGTCGCCAGTGGGCGCTACTTCACCCAACAGGAAATTGATGTGGCCCGCAACGTAGCCATTATTGGCGCTGATGTCGCGGAGAATCTGTTTCCTGCTGAAGAACCTGTCGGTAAATCGTTTAAGATAAATGGCATGAACTTTACCATTATTGGCGTTCAGGAGAAGAAAGGCGAAAGCCTTGTCAACTTTGGCGGCAACCCCGACATTAAATGCCTCATTCCCTACGGCGCGTTTTCAAAAATGTTCCATTCCATCAACCCCAGTATTGATATTGCGATTAAAGGATACGATGACGACGAAGGGTTGCTCGAACTGGAAAGCGAAATCAAGGGCTTGTTACGTACCCGACGGGGAGTTCGCCCAACCCAGGACGATAACTTTGCCATTAATCGACCTGAAGCGGCTGCACAGGCCATTAGCGGCATTTTTGCGGTATTAACTGTAGCGGGTTGGGTTATTGGCGGCTTTTCAATTCTGATTGGTGGCTTTGGCATTGCCAATATCATGTTCGTCAGTGTAAAAGAACGAACCAACATTATTGGTATTCAGAAATCGCTGGGCGCAAAGAATTACTTTATTCTGTTCCAGTTTTTGTTTGAAGCTGTTCTGCTAAGTTTAGTCGGTGGTTTAGCGGGTATAGCGCTGGTTTACCTGCTTTCCTTTATGCAGCTAGGCAGTCTGGAACTCCACCTGACAGCGGGCAACATTATACTGGGTTTAGGCGTATCGAGCGTGATCGGTATTCTGTCAGGCATCATTCCTGCCTTTTCGGCGGCCCGGCTCGATCCTGTTATTGCAATCCGGGCTAAGTAA
- the ggt gene encoding gamma-glutamyltransferase, which translates to MKKNSIYYPSLILFALTVASCKTQAPSTTSSSKVEQSQGVYQYRDEDPTVKPFFSNRQGVIGRNGMVASAHPEASQVGLAILQAGGNAVDAAVAIQFALAVVYPGAGNIGGGGFMVYRDNAGKAYTLDYREKAPGKASQNMYLDSLGNVRQGLSISGHLASGVPGSVDGMAEAHKRFGKLPWSQVIQPAVDLAAKGFALTERDALGLNRIKTDLNTINPDKTYFLKSTAPADTVTWHKGDLLIQADLAKTLQRIQAQGRAGFYEGETARLVAEEMQRGKGLITEEDLKNYHSVWRDPIQAKYKNYNVITMPPTSSGGVALVQLMRFTEPYPLRKWGWNRDSTVQVMIEAERRVYADRAKFLGDPDFVKVPVDKLMSPDYLSTRWTDFSFAKASDSKTVKGGMIPGYESLETTHFSIVDKEGNAVSITTTLNGGYGSRVVVGGAGFFMNNEMDDFSVKPGVPNMFGLIGNQANAIAPNKRMLSSMTPTILEKDGKLFMVVGTPGGSTIITSVYQTILNVIEHGMTMQQAVNALKFHHQWLPDKTTFENGAFSDATVQALQSRGYILEKLTNTLGRMDCVLIRPDGSYEGASDPRADNTARGY; encoded by the coding sequence ATGAAAAAAAATAGTATTTATTATCCTTCCCTAATACTGTTTGCCCTTACTGTTGCTTCCTGCAAAACCCAGGCTCCGTCTACTACTTCCAGTTCAAAAGTAGAGCAGAGCCAGGGAGTTTATCAATATCGCGACGAAGATCCAACCGTAAAGCCATTTTTCTCCAACCGGCAAGGTGTTATTGGGCGGAATGGTATGGTTGCCTCCGCGCATCCCGAAGCCTCTCAGGTCGGTCTGGCTATTCTGCAGGCGGGCGGTAATGCTGTCGATGCTGCCGTGGCGATTCAGTTTGCGCTGGCTGTCGTGTATCCTGGAGCGGGCAATATTGGGGGGGGAGGATTTATGGTATATCGGGATAATGCAGGGAAAGCGTATACGCTCGATTATCGCGAAAAGGCCCCCGGTAAGGCCAGCCAGAACATGTACCTCGATTCGCTCGGTAATGTTCGGCAGGGATTAAGCATTAGTGGTCACCTGGCGAGTGGCGTACCCGGATCAGTGGACGGTATGGCCGAGGCCCACAAACGGTTCGGTAAATTACCCTGGAGCCAGGTCATACAGCCTGCTGTTGATCTGGCCGCCAAAGGGTTTGCGCTCACCGAGCGGGATGCATTAGGGTTAAACCGAATCAAAACGGATCTGAATACGATCAACCCCGACAAAACCTACTTCCTGAAAAGCACAGCACCAGCAGACACGGTTACCTGGCATAAGGGAGACCTATTGATTCAGGCCGATCTGGCTAAAACGCTGCAACGGATTCAGGCGCAGGGGCGGGCCGGGTTCTACGAGGGTGAAACAGCGCGGCTGGTTGCCGAAGAAATGCAGCGCGGGAAAGGCCTGATTACTGAAGAGGACCTTAAAAATTATCATTCTGTCTGGCGCGACCCGATTCAGGCAAAATACAAAAACTATAATGTTATCACGATGCCACCGACCTCAAGTGGGGGCGTAGCGCTCGTGCAGCTGATGCGTTTTACAGAACCTTATCCGTTGCGTAAATGGGGCTGGAATCGTGATTCAACGGTGCAGGTCATGATTGAAGCTGAACGTCGCGTGTATGCCGACCGGGCTAAGTTTTTAGGTGATCCCGATTTTGTGAAAGTACCGGTTGACAAGCTAATGAGCCCGGATTATCTCAGCACGCGCTGGACAGATTTCTCGTTCGCTAAAGCAAGCGATAGTAAAACCGTAAAAGGGGGCATGATTCCCGGCTACGAAAGCCTCGAAACGACTCATTTTTCGATTGTCGACAAAGAGGGCAATGCCGTCAGTATTACCACAACGCTCAATGGTGGTTATGGAAGCCGGGTCGTGGTGGGCGGTGCTGGTTTCTTCATGAATAACGAGATGGACGATTTCAGTGTTAAACCGGGTGTCCCGAATATGTTCGGGTTGATTGGTAATCAGGCCAACGCCATTGCGCCCAACAAACGAATGCTTTCGTCCATGACACCCACTATTCTGGAAAAAGATGGTAAGTTGTTTATGGTAGTTGGAACACCGGGTGGTTCAACTATCATAACCTCGGTTTACCAGACTATTCTGAACGTAATCGAACACGGTATGACCATGCAACAGGCTGTCAATGCCTTGAAATTCCACCATCAGTGGCTTCCTGATAAGACTACATTTGAGAATGGGGCTTTCTCCGATGCGACTGTTCAGGCGCTGCAAAGTCGTGGCTATATACTCGAAAAACTGACGAATACCCTTGGCCGGATGGATTGCGTGCTGATTCGCCCCGATGGTTCGTATGAAGGTGCATCGGACCCACGAGCCGATAATACCGCAAGAGGATATTAA
- a CDS encoding DUF4142 domain-containing protein encodes MKPTTSLAIVLVGLMLTYGCSSGSDNTEKAEKINNDKIDKQAIAVSNDAKEEAKGVSKNMVELANSSLTEFELSKVALKKATNPEVKAYAQQVMNDHQQDDKTLQSLAKQMNVTLPTGLSDKSNGHLGKLTGMKAGTEFDLQYLENMISLNDDALDSADDLRDHAPNDAVKTFARKLLDDDEKHKKQAKQLKNVLD; translated from the coding sequence ATGAAACCCACTACCTCACTCGCAATAGTACTCGTCGGCCTCATGCTCACGTATGGATGCTCATCAGGCAGCGACAACACAGAAAAAGCCGAGAAAATCAACAATGACAAAATCGACAAACAGGCTATCGCGGTCAGCAATGACGCGAAAGAAGAAGCGAAAGGCGTCAGTAAAAATATGGTCGAGCTGGCCAATAGCAGCCTGACCGAATTCGAACTGAGCAAGGTTGCGCTCAAAAAAGCCACCAATCCCGAAGTGAAAGCGTATGCACAACAGGTCATGAACGATCACCAGCAAGACGACAAAACCTTACAATCGCTTGCCAAACAAATGAACGTTACGTTGCCGACCGGGCTCTCCGACAAAAGTAATGGTCATTTAGGTAAACTAACCGGTATGAAAGCTGGTACTGAATTCGATTTACAATACCTCGAAAACATGATCAGCTTAAACGATGATGCGCTCGATTCTGCCGACGATCTCCGCGATCATGCTCCTAATGATGCTGTTAAAACCTTTGCCAGAAAGCTTTTAGACGACGACGAGAAACATAAAAAGCAAGCCAAACAATTGAAAAATGTGCTGGACTAA
- a CDS encoding flavin reductase family protein: MKTINPADLQPSEFYRYMIGTIGPRPIAFASTIDAKGQVNLSPFSFFNVFGYNPPTLVFAPSINRHGHKKHTLLNLEEVGEVVINIVNYAMVEQVSLASAEFERGINEFDKAGFTAIPSDQVRPPRVAESPAAFECIVRQLIPTNERPAHETPGAGYLVICEVVMAHIHDTIFNEAGAIDPHRLDLIGRMGGDWYARAHGDALFEVARPKIGIGIDQIPHSIRNSTILSGNDLGKLGSSIALPTADEVSAFGASDQLKELIDEARYGCQYLPDLLHLRAKQLLAENNVKDAWLTLLQAP, from the coding sequence ATTAAAACCATAAATCCGGCCGACCTGCAACCCAGCGAATTCTATCGGTACATGATCGGCACGATTGGCCCGCGCCCAATTGCTTTTGCCAGCACTATCGATGCTAAAGGCCAGGTTAATCTTAGTCCGTTCAGTTTCTTCAACGTATTTGGTTATAACCCACCCACACTGGTTTTTGCCCCAAGTATCAATCGGCATGGCCACAAAAAACATACGCTCCTGAATCTGGAAGAAGTTGGCGAAGTAGTCATCAACATCGTCAACTACGCCATGGTCGAGCAGGTGTCATTGGCTAGTGCGGAGTTTGAGCGTGGTATCAATGAATTCGACAAAGCGGGCTTTACGGCGATTCCCTCCGATCAGGTTCGCCCACCCAGGGTTGCCGAGTCACCAGCAGCATTCGAGTGTATAGTCCGGCAGCTTATTCCAACGAATGAACGGCCCGCTCATGAGACTCCCGGCGCAGGCTATCTGGTCATTTGTGAGGTCGTAATGGCGCACATTCACGACACGATTTTCAATGAAGCCGGTGCCATTGACCCTCATCGCCTTGACCTGATTGGCCGTATGGGGGGCGATTGGTACGCCCGAGCTCATGGCGACGCACTCTTTGAAGTAGCCCGGCCTAAAATCGGTATTGGTATCGATCAGATTCCTCATTCTATCCGGAATAGTACGATTCTGTCGGGCAACGATCTGGGCAAATTAGGCAGTTCAATAGCCCTGCCAACTGCCGACGAAGTAAGCGCATTCGGAGCGTCAGACCAATTGAAGGAGTTAATTGATGAAGCACGCTACGGTTGTCAATATTTACCGGATTTATTGCATCTGCGAGCGAAACAGTTGCTGGCGGAAAACAACGTTAAAGATGCCTGGCTGACGTTGCTGCAAGCTCCCTAA
- the fahA gene encoding fumarylacetoacetase — MYGIFSYDIASPRVGLKLGGRILDLEVVGLLGYFNDLAIDPAVFAQPALNEFIALGKPRHRLIRQRLIELLSDENAAFKDVHEQVFIDESRARMHLPVRIGDYTDFYAGIHHAENVGRMFRPNAEPLLPNYRHLPVAYHGRASSIVVSGTPIQRPNGQYLGPDNQPLFGPSKALDFELELGLIIGKNNALGNSIAVDDAEDYIFGLTLFNDWSARDIQRWEYQPLGPFLGKNFASSLSAWVVPLDELEPFRVPGIQQEPIPLSYLRCAKAAHFDLELEVILRTATGDDVVISRTNARNLYWSFAQMIAHHTVGGCNLNIGDVLATGTISGSTPGSYGSLLELSWNGTRPLHLSTQTTRTFLEDGDNLILRGWGLSDGIRVDLGEVSGTISPKQE, encoded by the coding sequence ATGTACGGCATTTTCAGTTACGACATTGCATCGCCCCGCGTGGGATTAAAACTCGGCGGCCGAATTCTTGACCTAGAAGTAGTCGGACTGTTGGGCTATTTTAACGACCTGGCTATTGATCCGGCAGTTTTCGCTCAACCGGCTCTGAATGAGTTTATTGCTTTAGGAAAACCAAGACATCGGCTTATTCGACAACGCCTGATTGAGTTGTTAAGTGATGAAAACGCTGCTTTCAAAGACGTTCACGAGCAGGTTTTCATTGACGAATCGCGGGCCAGGATGCATTTGCCCGTGCGTATTGGCGACTACACGGATTTTTATGCGGGCATTCACCACGCCGAAAACGTCGGTCGTATGTTCCGGCCTAATGCCGAACCTCTACTGCCCAACTACCGGCACTTACCTGTGGCGTATCACGGGCGAGCCTCCTCTATTGTGGTATCCGGCACGCCTATTCAGCGGCCAAATGGACAGTACTTAGGGCCTGATAATCAGCCCCTTTTTGGCCCATCAAAAGCTTTGGACTTTGAGCTTGAACTGGGGCTTATTATCGGCAAAAACAATGCACTAGGTAATTCGATCGCAGTCGATGATGCTGAAGATTACATTTTCGGCCTAACGCTTTTTAATGACTGGTCGGCCCGTGACATTCAGCGTTGGGAATACCAGCCGCTAGGGCCTTTCCTTGGGAAAAATTTTGCATCGAGCCTATCTGCCTGGGTTGTTCCGCTCGACGAACTGGAACCCTTTCGTGTTCCGGGCATCCAGCAGGAACCAATACCCCTCTCCTATCTGCGTTGTGCAAAAGCTGCCCACTTTGACCTGGAATTAGAAGTCATTTTACGCACAGCGACTGGCGACGATGTTGTGATTAGCCGCACAAACGCCCGGAATCTGTATTGGAGTTTTGCGCAAATGATTGCTCATCATACGGTGGGTGGATGCAACCTTAACATTGGTGATGTGCTGGCTACGGGCACCATTTCTGGCTCTACACCCGGTTCATACGGCTCTCTGCTCGAACTCAGCTGGAATGGTACGCGGCCTCTTCATTTGTCAACTCAAACGACACGTACATTTTTAGAGGATGGCGACAACCTGATTTTACGGGGATGGGGCCTTTCGGATGGGATTCGGGTTGATTTGGGCGAAGTGTCAGGAACGATTAGCCCAAAACAGGAGTAG